One Amblyomma americanum isolate KBUSLIRL-KWMA chromosome 8, ASM5285725v1, whole genome shotgun sequence DNA window includes the following coding sequences:
- the LOC144101731 gene encoding uncharacterized protein LOC144101731 encodes MGDGWGGMAVPVRPLRPLEEQPGRVSDPSTASAVALARIRRDLEELRFRPLANWSAGPSHSNDPFRWLATLLGPEETPYEGGAFVLRIRFPKDYPFKPPKVKMVTKIYHPNLVAETPVCLDILTSNWSPAVSISDVMLSICSLLRAPDMDHPLNHEVALVYKENPALFRSTARRWTEEHAILK; translated from the exons ATGGGCGACGGCTGGGGGGGAATGGCTGTGCCGGTCAGGCCGCTCAGGCCCTTAGAGGAACAACCCGGGCGGGTAAGCGACCCGTCTACCGCGTCGGCCGTGGCGCTGGCGCGCATCCGCCGCGACCTGGAGGAGCTGCGGTTTCGGCCGCTGGCCAACTGGTCTGCGGGGCCGTCGCACAGCAACGATCCGTTCCGGTGGTTAGCGACCCTGCTGGGGCCGGAGGAGACGCCGTACGAGGGAGGCGCCTTCGTGCTCCGCATACGCTTTCCCAAGGACTACCCCTTCAAGCCACCCAAG GTGAAGATGGTTACAAAGATTTACCATCCAAACCTCGTTGCGGAAACCCCCGTTTGCCTGGACATACTCACGTCAAACTGGTCTCCGGCTGTGTCCATATCGGACGTGATGCTCTCCATCTGCTCCCTCCTGCGGGCCCCGGACATGGACCACCCTCTTAACCACGAGGTGGCGCTAGTCTACAAAGAAAACCCCGCCCTGTTCAGGTCTACGGCGCGCCGCTGGACCGAGGAGCACGCCATCTTGAAGTGA